Proteins encoded by one window of Streptomyces sp. NBC_01477:
- a CDS encoding DUF4233 domain-containing protein, translated as MRTLCSSTLIGEFFVIGFAGLVAMKNSDLSVGTVWTVSGIAMGLCILLCAVLTRPGGLAVGWALQLGLVVSGIWVGTMFFLGLVFAGLWWASIHFGRKVDEAKARNAAQAA; from the coding sequence ATGCGGACGCTCTGTTCGAGCACGCTGATCGGCGAGTTCTTCGTCATCGGCTTCGCCGGGCTGGTCGCGATGAAGAATTCCGACCTGTCCGTGGGTACCGTGTGGACGGTGTCCGGTATCGCGATGGGGCTGTGCATCCTGCTGTGCGCGGTGCTCACCAGGCCGGGGGGGCTCGCCGTCGGCTGGGCACTCCAGCTCGGACTGGTCGTCAGCGGCATCTGGGTCGGTACGATGTTCTTCCTCGGGCTGGTCTTCGCAGGCCTGTGGTGGGCGTCGATCCACTTCGGCCGCAAGGTCGACGAGGCCAAGGCGAGGAACGCGGCTCAAGCGGCCTGA
- the ndk gene encoding nucleoside-diphosphate kinase produces MSQRTLVLLKPDAVRRGLVGEILGRIERKAGWTIRAMELRTLDRGTLEQHYAEHVGRPFYEPLVEFMESGPSVALVVEGERVVEGLRTLAGPTDPIAATPGSIRGDFGTIVRENLVHASDSEESAEREIKLFFPGLA; encoded by the coding sequence GTGTCTCAGCGCACTCTCGTCCTTCTCAAGCCCGACGCCGTACGCCGTGGCCTGGTCGGCGAGATCCTCGGCCGGATCGAGCGCAAGGCGGGCTGGACGATCCGCGCCATGGAACTGCGTACGCTGGACCGCGGCACCCTGGAGCAGCACTACGCCGAGCACGTCGGACGCCCGTTCTACGAGCCGCTGGTGGAATTCATGGAGTCCGGTCCCTCGGTGGCGCTGGTGGTCGAGGGCGAACGCGTCGTCGAGGGGCTGCGCACGCTGGCCGGGCCGACCGACCCGATTGCCGCAACGCCCGGCTCCATCCGGGGGGATTTCGGGACGATCGTCCGGGAGAACCTGGTGCACGCCTCGGACTCCGAGGAGTCCGCCGAACGCGAGATCAAGCTGTTCTTCCCCGGTCTGGCCTAA
- a CDS encoding rod shape-determining protein has protein sequence MSFIGRDMAVDLGTANTLVYVRGRGIVLNEPSVVAVNTNTGGILAVGAEAKKMIGRTPGNIVAVRPLKDGVIADFEITERMLRYFILKVHRRRYLARPRMVICVPSGITGVERRAVIDAANQAGARTVHIIEEPMAAAIGAGLPVHEATGNMVVDIGGGTTEVAVISLGGIVTAQSIRVAGDELDNAIIQHIKKEYSLLLGERTSEQIKLTVGSAFPTKDDEEHTEIRGRDLVSGLPKTVVISAAEVRKAIEEPVNAIVDAVKTTLDKCPPELSGDIMDRGIVLAGGGALLRGLDERLRHETGMPIHIAETPLDCVALGAGKCVEEFEALQRVLDAAPRR, from the coding sequence ATGTCGTTCATCGGCCGTGACATGGCTGTCGACCTCGGGACCGCCAACACGCTGGTGTACGTCAGGGGCCGCGGGATCGTTCTGAACGAGCCGTCCGTCGTTGCCGTGAACACCAACACCGGCGGCATCCTGGCGGTCGGCGCCGAGGCAAAGAAAATGATCGGCCGCACACCGGGCAATATCGTCGCGGTCCGGCCGCTCAAGGACGGCGTCATCGCCGACTTCGAGATCACCGAGCGCATGCTGCGCTATTTCATCCTCAAAGTGCACAGGCGCCGCTATCTGGCCCGCCCGCGGATGGTCATCTGCGTGCCGTCCGGTATCACCGGGGTCGAGCGCCGTGCCGTGATCGACGCCGCCAACCAGGCCGGGGCGCGGACCGTGCACATCATCGAGGAGCCGATGGCCGCCGCGATCGGCGCCGGGCTCCCCGTGCACGAGGCCACCGGCAACATGGTGGTGGACATCGGCGGCGGCACCACCGAGGTCGCGGTCATCAGCCTCGGCGGCATCGTCACCGCCCAGTCCATCCGGGTGGCCGGCGACGAGCTGGACAACGCGATCATCCAGCACATCAAGAAGGAGTACAGCCTGCTGCTCGGCGAGCGCACCTCCGAGCAGATCAAGCTCACCGTCGGCTCGGCCTTCCCGACCAAGGACGACGAGGAGCACACCGAGATCCGCGGCCGCGACCTGGTCAGCGGCCTGCCCAAGACCGTGGTCATCTCGGCCGCGGAAGTGCGCAAGGCGATCGAGGAACCCGTCAACGCGATCGTGGACGCGGTCAAGACCACGCTGGACAAGTGCCCGCCCGAACTGTCGGGCGACATCATGGACCGCGGTATCGTCCTGGCCGGCGGCGGCGCGCTGCTGCGCGGCCTGGACGAGCGCCTGCGGCACGAGACCGGCATGCCCATCCATATCGCCGAGACCCCGTTGGACTGCGTGGCGCTCGGCGCCGGCAAGTGCGTCGAGGAGTTCGAGGCGCTCCAGCGCGTCCTCGACGCCGCCCCCCGCAGATGA
- the mreC gene encoding rod shape-determining protein MreC, which translates to MRDTKESRLLLVLLVVVAFALITVDIRGGENSPLDRPRQAAQSVFGPVENAVSGVVDPVGNAVDAVRDSDGRSSTISRLEHENAALKQQLGSKDITRNRAQELDKLLKTAGAGQYAIKGAQVIAIGAAQGFSWTVTIDAGSRDGITRDMTVLNGDGLVGRVTTVGPSTATVLLANDPDFTVGTRLEGSMELGFATGQGDRPMRVQLLNGKAAVHKGDRLVTFGSEAGKPFVPGVPVGKIVGVDPSGGNLTKTLLVQPFVGFTRLDVVGVVVVGPRTDPRDSVLPAKPTPSPKPKPKAPASPTAPASPGSTPTGGDLPPGTATDTPTSGRG; encoded by the coding sequence GTGAGGGACACAAAGGAGAGCCGGCTGCTGCTGGTGTTGCTGGTGGTGGTCGCGTTCGCGCTGATCACCGTGGACATCCGGGGCGGTGAGAACTCACCGCTCGACCGGCCGCGGCAGGCCGCGCAATCCGTCTTCGGCCCGGTCGAGAACGCCGTGTCCGGTGTCGTCGACCCGGTGGGCAACGCGGTGGACGCGGTGCGCGACTCGGACGGACGCAGCAGCACCATCAGCCGGCTGGAACACGAGAACGCCGCGCTCAAGCAGCAGCTCGGCAGCAAGGACATCACCCGCAACCGGGCGCAGGAGCTGGACAAGCTGCTGAAGACCGCGGGCGCCGGACAGTACGCCATCAAGGGCGCCCAGGTGATCGCGATAGGAGCGGCCCAGGGCTTCTCCTGGACGGTCACCATCGACGCCGGCAGCCGTGACGGCATCACCCGCGACATGACCGTGCTCAACGGCGACGGGCTGGTCGGCCGGGTCACCACCGTCGGACCCTCGACGGCCACCGTGCTGCTGGCCAACGACCCCGACTTCACCGTCGGCACCCGGCTCGAAGGCTCCATGGAGCTGGGCTTCGCCACCGGCCAGGGCGACCGGCCGATGCGGGTCCAGCTGCTCAACGGCAAGGCCGCCGTGCACAAGGGCGACCGGCTGGTCACCTTCGGCTCCGAGGCCGGCAAGCCGTTCGTGCCCGGGGTGCCGGTGGGCAAGATCGTCGGCGTCGACCCGTCCGGCGGCAACCTCACCAAGACGCTCCTGGTGCAGCCCTTCGTCGGCTTCACCCGGCTGGACGTCGTCGGTGTCGTCGTGGTCGGCCCGCGCACCGATCCGCGGGACAGCGTGCTGCCCGCCAAGCCGACCCCGTCGCCCAAGCCCAAACCGAAGGCGCCGGCCTCGCCGACCGCGCCCGCCTCGCCCGGCAGCACCCCGACCGGCGGCGACCTGCCGCCGGGGACCGCCACCGACACGCCCACCAGCGGCAGGGGCTGA
- the mreD gene encoding rod shape-determining protein MreD yields MRLNRILLPTILVVFAMVAQVSVLARLHLPGAVPDLLLLTVLGLAISYGHVAGCLIGFAAGLLADLAPPADHAVGRYAMVLCVTGYVAGLFKPENGRLRTAAGPMLCVIGAAIGTTVLYAGVGSLVGDTAGAHVGLAKLVFTATVYDLLLAPFVVPLVMALARRFDHDPLSEDATGGYGGSRSRMRTGIAPQRAGLFGRAGKMVKVNSMARGVRR; encoded by the coding sequence ATGCGACTCAACCGGATCCTGCTTCCCACCATCCTGGTGGTCTTCGCGATGGTCGCCCAGGTCAGCGTGCTGGCTCGGCTGCACCTGCCGGGCGCGGTGCCCGACCTGCTGCTGCTCACCGTGCTGGGCCTCGCCATCAGCTACGGCCATGTCGCCGGCTGCCTGATCGGCTTCGCGGCGGGCCTGCTCGCCGACCTGGCACCGCCGGCCGACCACGCGGTGGGCCGGTACGCGATGGTGCTGTGCGTCACCGGCTATGTGGCGGGCCTGTTCAAGCCGGAGAACGGCCGGCTGCGTACCGCGGCCGGCCCGATGCTGTGCGTCATCGGCGCGGCCATCGGCACCACCGTGCTCTACGCGGGCGTCGGCAGCCTGGTCGGCGACACCGCGGGCGCCCATGTCGGCCTGGCCAAGCTGGTCTTCACCGCCACCGTCTACGACCTGCTGCTCGCCCCCTTCGTGGTGCCGCTGGTGATGGCGCTGGCCCGCCGCTTCGACCACGACCCGCTGTCCGAGGACGCCACGGGCGGCTACGGCGGCAGCCGCAGCCGGATGAGAACCGGTATCGCCCCGCAGCGCGCCGGGCTCTTCGGCCGGGCCGGAAAGATGGTCAAGGTCAACTCGATGGCCAGGGGAGTCAGGCGATGA
- the mrdA gene encoding penicillin-binding protein 2, translating into MSSNIPETGRTTRVTIRLVILQILVVSLLLTLGGRLWFLQIRNGQQYDQKAANNHIQQVVTPAVRGSILDDRGVPLADNETKLVVSASRTDLLKQADDGTAVLTRLAGVLGMQPQDVIDKVRLCDAKTPKPCWNGSPYQPIPITDSATTQQALQIMERREDFPGVTAEPTAVRRYAAPYKSNAAQVLGYLGPVTDDEVSASEKTRTPLLRSDQIGRSGLESVYDEQMRGTAGVTRYEVDNLGRVIGKAGDTPAQPGSNLVTSIDAKVQAVTEKELNDAMVAARKTYDTVSHENYKADSGAAVVMDNRTGQIIAMASLPTYDPNEWVGGISAKAYASLIDKKSDYPLLNRAIQGQSAPGSTFKVVSTSAAINAGYAPDGNYPCTSSMMIGDREFKNFENESFGDISLGRALEVSCDTVFYGIAYNEWKKDGATNPKHPKDWFFKTAHQFGLGAKTGVDLPGEVTGRVPDRQWAAEYNDEMQDYWCRTAAAHKNDQKKSLEVQISVEKCADHNVIRAGDSVNYAIGQGDTLVTPVQMARVYAALANGGTLYQPTIGKAVVSADGKTVTPIKPKVSGKLPDTKATLKYIDKALAGVVTEGTADWKFGGWPQDRIPLHAKTGTAEVEGKQTTSWFDTYTKDYTIVMTISQGGTGSGASGEAVRRIYEAMYGIKKDTATIDPKKGIMPQPVTTLPKISADGVASAASYTLPSSDELFAPSGPRTAGGAAPALAALAPGRPEKLLLGRRYWS; encoded by the coding sequence ATGAGCAGCAACATCCCCGAGACCGGCCGCACCACCCGGGTCACCATCCGGCTGGTCATCCTGCAGATCCTGGTCGTGTCGCTGCTGCTGACCCTCGGCGGACGCCTGTGGTTCCTGCAGATCCGCAACGGCCAGCAGTACGACCAGAAGGCCGCCAACAACCACATCCAGCAGGTCGTCACCCCCGCCGTGCGCGGCTCGATCCTCGACGACCGCGGGGTGCCGCTGGCCGACAACGAGACCAAGCTGGTCGTCTCGGCCAGCCGTACCGACCTGCTCAAGCAGGCCGACGACGGCACCGCCGTACTGACCAGGCTCGCCGGGGTGCTGGGCATGCAGCCGCAGGACGTCATCGACAAGGTCCGGCTGTGCGACGCCAAGACGCCCAAGCCGTGCTGGAACGGTTCTCCCTACCAGCCGATCCCGATCACCGACTCGGCCACCACCCAGCAGGCGCTGCAGATCATGGAGCGCCGCGAGGACTTCCCCGGCGTCACCGCCGAGCCCACCGCCGTACGCCGCTACGCCGCCCCGTACAAGTCGAACGCCGCCCAGGTGCTCGGCTACCTCGGCCCGGTCACCGACGACGAGGTCAGCGCGTCGGAGAAGACCAGGACCCCGCTGCTGCGCTCCGACCAGATCGGCCGCTCGGGCCTGGAGAGCGTCTACGACGAGCAGATGCGCGGCACCGCGGGCGTGACCCGCTACGAGGTGGACAACCTCGGCCGGGTCATCGGCAAGGCCGGCGACACCCCCGCCCAGCCCGGCAGCAACCTGGTCACCAGCATAGACGCGAAGGTCCAGGCGGTCACCGAGAAAGAGCTGAACGACGCGATGGTGGCCGCGCGCAAGACGTACGACACCGTCTCCCACGAGAACTACAAGGCGGACTCCGGGGCCGCGGTCGTGATGGACAACCGCACCGGTCAGATCATCGCCATGGCGAGTCTTCCCACCTACGACCCCAACGAGTGGGTCGGCGGCATCTCGGCGAAGGCGTACGCCTCGCTGATCGACAAGAAGTCCGACTACCCGCTGCTGAACCGGGCCATCCAGGGCCAGTCCGCCCCCGGCTCCACCTTCAAGGTGGTGTCCACCAGCGCCGCCATCAACGCCGGCTACGCGCCGGACGGCAACTACCCCTGCACCTCCTCGATGATGATCGGCGACCGGGAGTTCAAGAACTTCGAGAACGAGAGCTTCGGCGACATCTCGCTCGGCCGCGCCCTCGAGGTCTCCTGCGACACCGTCTTCTACGGCATCGCCTACAACGAGTGGAAGAAGGACGGCGCCACCAACCCCAAGCACCCCAAGGACTGGTTCTTCAAGACCGCCCACCAGTTCGGCCTGGGCGCCAAGACCGGCGTCGACCTGCCCGGTGAGGTCACCGGGCGGGTGCCCGACCGCCAGTGGGCGGCGGAGTACAACGACGAGATGCAGGACTACTGGTGCCGTACCGCCGCGGCCCACAAGAACGACCAGAAGAAGAGCCTGGAAGTCCAGATCTCCGTCGAGAAGTGCGCCGACCACAACGTCATCCGCGCCGGTGACTCGGTCAACTACGCGATCGGCCAGGGCGACACGCTCGTCACCCCGGTGCAGATGGCCCGGGTCTACGCGGCGCTCGCCAACGGCGGCACCCTCTACCAGCCGACCATCGGCAAGGCCGTGGTCAGCGCCGACGGCAAGACCGTCACGCCGATCAAGCCCAAGGTCTCCGGCAAGCTGCCCGACACCAAGGCCACCTTGAAGTACATCGACAAGGCGCTGGCCGGCGTCGTCACCGAGGGCACCGCCGACTGGAAGTTCGGCGGCTGGCCGCAGGACCGGATCCCGCTGCACGCCAAGACCGGTACCGCCGAGGTCGAGGGCAAGCAGACCACGTCCTGGTTCGACACCTACACCAAGGACTACACGATCGTCATGACGATCTCCCAGGGCGGCACCGGCTCCGGTGCCTCCGGCGAGGCCGTACGGCGGATCTACGAGGCGATGTACGGCATCAAGAAGGACACCGCCACGATCGACCCGAAGAAGGGGATCATGCCGCAGCCGGTCACCACGCTGCCGAAGATCTCCGCCGACGGTGTCGCCTCCGCCGCGTCGTACACCCTCCCGTCGTCCGACGAGCTGTTCGCGCCCTCGGGCCCGCGCACCGCGGGCGGCGCCGCCCCGGCGCTCGCCGCGCTCGCCCCGGGACGGCCCGAGAAGCTGCTGCTGGGCAGGCGGTACTGGTCATGA
- the rodA gene encoding rod shape-determining protein RodA, with amino-acid sequence MSAHGYTSVPRYTPERSTLGKLFARDSVVRRMDWLLLFAALLLCAIGTLLVYSATRNRTSLTHGDQYYFLLRHLMNAGIGAGFGIGAVVIGHRRMRDVVPFYYALAILGILAVLSPLGSTVNGAHSWIVIGGGFSLQPSEFVKVAIILGMAVVLSARVDAGDREHPDHRTVLQSLGIAVLPIGIIMLMPDLGSVMVLGAIVLGVLLASGASNRWVFGLIASGIGGALLVWQLGILDKYQIDRFAAFANPALDPSGVGYNTSQARIAIGSGGLLGKGLFHGSQTTGQFVPEQQTDFVFSVAGEELGFVGAAFIILLIGVILWRGCAIARGATDLYGTIVAAGIVAWFAFQAFENIGMTLGIMPVAGIPLPFVSYGGSSMFANCVAIGLLQSVKMQRPMSA; translated from the coding sequence ATGAGCGCCCACGGCTACACCTCCGTCCCCCGCTACACCCCGGAGCGGTCGACCCTCGGCAAGCTCTTCGCGCGCGACTCGGTCGTACGCCGGATGGACTGGCTGCTGCTCTTCGCGGCCCTGCTGCTGTGCGCCATCGGCACCCTGCTGGTCTACTCCGCGACCCGCAACCGCACCAGCCTCACCCACGGCGACCAGTACTACTTCCTGCTGCGGCACCTGATGAACGCCGGCATCGGCGCCGGTTTCGGCATCGGCGCGGTCGTCATCGGCCACCGCCGGATGCGGGATGTGGTGCCCTTCTACTACGCGCTGGCGATCCTCGGCATCCTCGCCGTCCTCAGCCCGCTCGGCTCCACCGTCAACGGCGCCCACTCCTGGATCGTCATCGGCGGCGGCTTCTCGCTCCAGCCCTCGGAATTCGTCAAGGTCGCGATCATCCTCGGGATGGCGGTGGTGCTGTCCGCCCGGGTCGACGCGGGCGACCGCGAGCACCCCGACCACCGGACCGTGCTCCAGTCCCTCGGCATCGCCGTGCTGCCGATCGGCATCATCATGCTGATGCCGGACCTCGGCTCGGTGATGGTGCTCGGCGCGATCGTGCTGGGCGTGCTCCTCGCCTCCGGCGCGTCCAACCGGTGGGTCTTCGGGCTGATCGCCTCCGGCATCGGCGGCGCGCTGCTGGTCTGGCAGCTCGGCATCCTCGACAAATACCAGATCGACCGCTTCGCCGCCTTCGCCAACCCGGCGCTCGACCCCTCCGGCGTCGGCTACAACACCAGCCAGGCGCGGATCGCCATCGGCTCGGGCGGTCTGCTCGGCAAGGGCCTCTTCCACGGCAGCCAGACCACCGGCCAGTTCGTGCCCGAGCAGCAGACGGACTTCGTCTTCTCCGTCGCGGGCGAGGAGCTGGGCTTCGTCGGCGCGGCCTTCATCATCCTGCTGATCGGCGTCATCCTCTGGCGCGGCTGCGCCATCGCACGCGGCGCGACCGACCTCTACGGGACGATCGTGGCGGCGGGTATCGTGGCGTGGTTCGCCTTCCAGGCGTTCGAGAACATCGGCATGACGCTGGGCATCATGCCGGTCGCGGGTATCCCACTGCCCTTTGTGTCGTAC